A window of Formosa sp. Hel1_31_208 contains these coding sequences:
- a CDS encoding TrkA family potassium uptake protein codes for MNPLIKLFREKIYIAVILLIVLLMIGVFGFRFMSDYSWVDSLYMTVITVTTVGFGEVHPLDDKSKIFTIFLILTSVVILGYAIKVITEYILSKNDFEELKQRKMQKKIDSLKNHIIICGYGRNGKQAAQKLLAYKKPFVVIEKNKETIDKFQSELVPFILGNANEDEILYQAGIERASTLISALPNDADNLFVVLSARQINANMNIISRASQETSYKKLKLAGANNVILPDRIGGDHMASLVVVPDLIEFIDNLSIIGKGNVNIEEVAIEKLFTTEKIETLRHLDLRKKTGCNVIGYKNEIGEYIVNPGADMQLKPNSKIIVLGRPEQIEKLNSLYDIV; via the coding sequence ATGAATCCACTAATTAAATTATTTCGCGAAAAAATATATATAGCAGTCATATTGTTGATAGTGCTTTTAATGATAGGAGTCTTTGGTTTTCGATTTATGTCTGACTATTCTTGGGTCGATTCCTTGTACATGACTGTAATTACGGTAACTACAGTTGGTTTTGGAGAAGTACATCCTTTAGATGACAAATCAAAAATATTTACAATATTTTTAATTTTAACTAGTGTTGTAATCTTAGGATACGCTATTAAAGTAATTACTGAATACATTTTGAGCAAGAATGATTTTGAAGAATTAAAACAAAGAAAGATGCAAAAGAAAATAGACAGCCTAAAAAATCACATTATTATATGTGGTTATGGAAGAAATGGAAAGCAAGCTGCGCAGAAACTTTTAGCGTATAAGAAGCCCTTTGTGGTTATTGAAAAAAATAAAGAAACCATTGATAAATTTCAAAGTGAATTAGTGCCATTTATTTTAGGTAATGCTAACGAAGATGAAATCCTGTATCAAGCTGGAATTGAAAGAGCCAGTACTTTAATCTCGGCCTTGCCTAATGATGCTGATAATTTGTTCGTTGTCTTGTCTGCGCGACAAATCAATGCGAATATGAACATAATTAGCAGAGCTTCCCAGGAAACTTCATACAAAAAATTAAAACTTGCTGGCGCTAACAATGTTATTTTACCAGATAGAATTGGAGGTGATCATATGGCGTCATTGGTGGTTGTGCCTGATTTAATTGAGTTCATTGATAACCTATCAATTATTGGTAAAGGCAATGTTAATATTGAAGAAGTAGCTATTGAGAAACTATTTACAACTGAAAAAATTGAAACGCTTAGGCATTTAGATCTGAGAAAAAAAACAGGTTGTAATGTTATTGGATACAAAAATGAAATTGGTGAGTATATCGTTAATCCAGGTGCAGATATGCAATTAAAACCCAATTCGAAAATAATTGTATTAGGACGCCCAGAGCAAATTGAGAAATTAAATTCACTTTACGACATCGTATAG
- a CDS encoding sodium:alanine symporter family protein, which yields MKKYLLSMFTIILPLITFAQEATEVGLDEKIDKAFGDATGWFVNFIFYQIDFGGDVKVFWVLFPLIIGATYFTFYFKFITFRGFFTSINIVRGKYDEIDHHESMVMAGDSTPGGDAIETIAIEGHDGEVSHFQALTAALSATVGLGNIAGVAIAVSIGGAGATFWMIIAGLLGMASKFVECTLGVKYRDINEDGTVYGGPMYYLTKGLKSKGLEGLGKVLAVLFAIFVIGGSFGGGNMFQVNQAFQLVENITGGTESFLHGYGLAFGLVMAILVGIVIIGGIKSIAKVTDKIVPFMVVIYVTASLFVIFANYDMIGDAFAQIFNGAFSPEGVAGGAVGVLVQGFRRAAFSNEAGIGSASIAHSAVKTKYAASEGMVALLEPFIDTVLVCTMTALVLIITGNVTAANASLNDAEAILLTSGAFESAISWFPYVLTVAVVLFAFSSMISWSYYGFQGWSYLFGRSKKMEYTYKVIFCLFVIVGAAASLGSVIGFSDAMIFAMMVPNMIGLVILAPKVKAELNRYLKAIKTKKE from the coding sequence ATGAAGAAATATCTTCTTTCAATGTTTACGATTATTTTACCATTAATCACCTTTGCTCAAGAGGCCACTGAAGTCGGTCTCGACGAAAAGATTGATAAGGCTTTTGGAGATGCAACAGGTTGGTTTGTCAACTTTATTTTTTATCAAATAGATTTTGGTGGAGATGTGAAAGTATTCTGGGTATTGTTTCCGTTAATTATCGGAGCAACCTATTTTACATTTTACTTTAAGTTTATCACTTTTAGAGGCTTTTTTACCTCAATAAACATTGTTAGAGGAAAATATGATGAAATTGATCATCATGAATCCATGGTGATGGCTGGTGATTCTACTCCTGGAGGAGATGCTATTGAAACCATTGCTATAGAGGGACATGATGGAGAGGTATCACATTTTCAGGCATTAACAGCAGCTTTATCGGCGACTGTAGGTTTGGGAAATATTGCAGGTGTTGCAATAGCCGTATCTATTGGTGGTGCAGGAGCTACCTTCTGGATGATTATTGCTGGTCTTCTTGGTATGGCTTCTAAATTTGTAGAATGCACCCTTGGTGTAAAATATAGAGATATCAATGAAGATGGAACCGTTTATGGAGGCCCGATGTATTACTTAACTAAAGGTTTAAAGTCAAAAGGTCTTGAAGGTCTAGGTAAAGTTCTAGCGGTGCTTTTTGCCATTTTTGTGATCGGTGGATCTTTTGGTGGTGGGAACATGTTCCAAGTTAATCAAGCCTTTCAATTAGTGGAAAATATTACTGGTGGAACAGAATCCTTTCTTCATGGTTATGGATTGGCCTTCGGTTTAGTCATGGCAATTCTAGTTGGTATTGTGATCATTGGAGGAATTAAATCTATCGCGAAAGTAACCGATAAAATCGTGCCCTTTATGGTCGTGATATATGTGACGGCCTCATTATTTGTGATTTTCGCCAACTATGATATGATAGGTGATGCTTTCGCACAAATATTTAATGGAGCTTTTAGTCCTGAAGGTGTTGCAGGTGGAGCTGTTGGTGTATTAGTTCAAGGATTTAGACGTGCTGCTTTCTCAAATGAAGCTGGTATTGGTTCGGCATCGATAGCACATTCAGCTGTGAAAACAAAATATGCGGCAAGTGAAGGTATGGTAGCCTTATTAGAACCGTTCATTGATACAGTTTTAGTATGTACTATGACTGCTTTGGTATTGATTATAACAGGAAATGTTACTGCGGCTAATGCCTCTTTAAATGATGCAGAAGCGATATTGTTAACCTCTGGTGCCTTTGAATCAGCGATCTCATGGTTCCCATACGTATTAACCGTTGCTGTAGTCTTGTTTGCATTTAGTTCTATGATATCTTGGTCTTATTATGGTTTCCAAGGATGGTCTTACCTATTTGGTCGTTCAAAGAAAATGGAATACACTTATAAGGTGATTTTCTGTTTGTTTGTCATCGTTGGTGCCGCTGCAAGTCTTGGTTCAGTCATCGGCTTTTCCGATGCTATGATTTTTGCTATGATGGTACCAAATATGATTGGTCTAGTGATTCTAGCACCAAAAGTAAAAGCAGAACTGAATAGGTATCTCAAAGCAATAAAGACGAAAAAAGAATAA
- a CDS encoding DUF2851 family protein, whose amino-acid sequence MIEDFLHYIWLYKKFDVLHITTTQQEPLDILSAGYHNLNSGPDFFNGLLRIGEQVWAGNIEIHIRSSDWYHHNHEMDAAYDNVILHVVYDHDTDIFRKDNSVIPTLELKNYICKDLLVAYYRLFSKHEQWINCDYGIAEVPEFALKHWLERLYFERLEQKSNTIDVFLITTKQDWEAVLFRLLAKNFGLKVNSEAFLSMAQSFEFSIVRKVQSDSQLLEALLLGQSGVLEKEKINPYYKKLQKDYRFLKQKFQLNNQGVETSRFFRLRPPNFPTIRLSQLANLYYKEPNLFSKVILIEELSEFYELFKVSASMFWKTHYSFDKESKASHKYLTTPFIDLLLINTILPLKFYYAKQKGDVNHENLIKIISAIHSEKNSIIKGFDRLGVYSDSAMHSQALIQLKTNYCDKNKCLKCVIGNTLLNK is encoded by the coding sequence ATGATAGAAGATTTTCTACATTACATTTGGTTATATAAAAAGTTTGATGTTCTCCATATCACAACCACGCAGCAGGAACCATTGGATATACTATCTGCAGGATATCACAATCTGAATAGCGGTCCAGATTTTTTCAATGGCCTGTTGCGTATTGGAGAACAGGTTTGGGCTGGAAATATCGAAATACATATCAGATCTAGTGACTGGTATCATCATAATCATGAAATGGATGCGGCTTATGATAATGTTATTTTACATGTTGTTTATGATCACGATACTGATATTTTTAGAAAAGATAATTCCGTGATTCCTACCTTAGAACTTAAAAACTATATTTGTAAAGATCTACTCGTTGCTTATTATCGATTATTTTCCAAACACGAGCAATGGATTAATTGTGACTATGGAATTGCTGAGGTTCCTGAATTTGCATTGAAACATTGGTTAGAGCGTTTATATTTTGAACGGTTAGAGCAGAAATCGAATACTATAGATGTATTCCTGATTACAACCAAACAAGATTGGGAGGCTGTGTTATTTCGGTTACTGGCGAAAAATTTCGGACTTAAAGTCAATAGTGAAGCATTCTTAAGTATGGCTCAATCTTTTGAGTTTTCTATAGTAAGAAAAGTGCAATCCGATTCCCAATTATTAGAAGCTTTACTTTTAGGTCAATCTGGAGTGTTGGAAAAAGAAAAGATAAATCCCTATTATAAAAAACTTCAAAAGGACTATAGATTCCTAAAGCAAAAATTTCAGTTAAATAATCAAGGTGTCGAAACATCCCGCTTTTTTAGGTTACGACCACCAAACTTCCCTACTATACGCTTATCACAGCTGGCTAATTTGTATTATAAAGAACCTAATTTGTTTTCAAAAGTCATATTGATAGAGGAGCTTTCAGAGTTTTACGAGCTGTTTAAAGTATCTGCTTCAATGTTTTGGAAGACACATTATTCTTTTGATAAAGAATCAAAAGCGTCTCATAAATATTTGACAACTCCGTTTATTGACCTTTTATTAATAAATACGATTTTACCTTTAAAATTTTATTACGCCAAACAAAAAGGAGACGTCAATCATGAAAATCTCATAAAAATTATTAGTGCAATCCATTCAGAAAAGAATAGTATCATAAAAGGATTTGATCGTTTAGGGGTTTATTCAGATTCTGCAATGCATTCACAAGCTTTAATTCAACTCAAAACAAACTATTGTGATAAAAATAAGTGTTTAAAATGTGTGATAGGTAATACGCTTTTAAATAAATAA
- a CDS encoding DUF1572 domain-containing protein has protein sequence MSVSAHLAKHIRAVHFGGNWTSINLKDLLFDVTWQEATTKVQNLNTILALTYHVSYYVTGVLEVFQNRPLEIRDKFSYNHPSISSGADWRHMLDTIYKNAETLAQHIEAIPESQIWEDFVDAKYGNYFSNINGIIEHTHYHLGQIAVIKKLLRTNNS, from the coding sequence ATGAGTGTATCTGCCCATTTAGCTAAACATATTAGAGCTGTCCATTTTGGAGGAAATTGGACCAGCATCAACTTAAAAGACCTCTTGTTTGACGTCACTTGGCAGGAGGCCACTACTAAAGTGCAAAACTTAAATACCATACTGGCACTTACTTACCATGTAAGTTATTATGTGACTGGTGTTTTAGAAGTATTTCAAAACAGACCATTAGAAATAAGAGATAAGTTTAGTTACAACCATCCAAGCATATCTTCTGGTGCGGATTGGCGGCACATGTTGGATACTATTTATAAAAATGCTGAAACCTTGGCACAACATATTGAAGCGATTCCTGAATCTCAAATCTGGGAGGATTTTGTAGATGCCAAATACGGCAATTATTTTAGTAATATCAATGGAATTATTGAGCATACACATTATCATTTAGGCCAAATCGCAGTCATTAAGAAGCTTCTAAGAACAAACAACAGCTAA
- a CDS encoding RluA family pseudouridine synthase, producing MTTDTTTTDQNDDELFEHHSFVVDKGQTPLRIDKYLMNFIENATRNKIQAAAKDGSIYVNDIPVKQNYKVKPFDKIRVLFEHPPYEYLLTPEDIPLDIVYEDEELLVINKSAGMVVHPGHGNYSGTLINALIYHFENLPNNSSERPGLVHRIDKDTSGLLVVAKTEHAMTHLSKQFFNKTSEREYVAIVWGNMTEDEGTVEGHIGRHPKNRLQNTVFEGDDEDKGKPAITHYKVIERLGYVTLVSCKLETGRTHQIRVHMKHIGHTLFNDERYGGERILKGTTFTKYKQFVENCFKILPRQALHAKTLGFEHPKTGEFMSFDTPIPEDMQQCIEKWRHYATHTK from the coding sequence ATGACTACAGATACCACTACCACAGACCAGAATGACGATGAGTTGTTCGAGCATCATTCATTTGTTGTGGATAAAGGTCAAACCCCTTTACGTATTGATAAATACTTAATGAATTTCATTGAAAATGCGACACGTAATAAGATTCAAGCAGCTGCAAAAGATGGAAGTATTTATGTGAATGATATTCCAGTAAAACAAAATTATAAGGTTAAACCTTTTGATAAGATTCGCGTATTATTTGAACACCCTCCTTATGAGTATTTGTTGACACCTGAAGATATCCCTTTAGATATTGTGTATGAAGATGAGGAGTTATTAGTTATCAATAAATCGGCAGGTATGGTTGTGCACCCTGGTCATGGTAATTATTCAGGAACATTGATAAATGCCTTAATTTATCATTTTGAGAACTTACCTAATAACTCTAGTGAACGTCCAGGATTAGTGCATCGTATCGATAAAGATACGAGTGGTTTATTAGTGGTGGCAAAGACCGAACATGCGATGACACATTTATCTAAGCAATTTTTTAATAAAACAAGTGAGCGTGAATACGTTGCTATTGTTTGGGGAAATATGACCGAAGATGAAGGTACTGTTGAAGGGCACATCGGGAGGCATCCTAAAAACAGACTGCAAAACACCGTATTTGAGGGCGATGATGAAGATAAAGGTAAACCTGCAATAACACATTACAAAGTAATAGAACGTTTGGGTTATGTGACCTTGGTATCCTGCAAATTAGAAACAGGTCGTACACATCAAATTCGCGTGCATATGAAGCATATTGGTCACACCTTATTTAATGACGAACGTTATGGAGGTGAGCGCATCTTAAAAGGAACTACTTTCACCAAATACAAGCAGTTTGTTGAGAATTGTTTTAAGATCCTACCAAGACAAGCCCTTCACGCCAAAACGCTAGGCTTTGAGCATCCTAAGACTGGAGAATTTATGAGTTTTGATACGCCAATACCCGAGGATATGCAGCAGTGCATTGAAAAGTGGCGACATTATGCGACTCATACAAAATAG
- the yaaA gene encoding peroxide stress protein YaaA, whose translation MKLVLSPAKSLDYDSKIPTTKNSEACFLNEADRLNKLLKKKSAKSLSKLMHISNNLGQLNYERNQEWSLPFNQENARPAVYAFSGDVYRGLDAYSIDTKKLEILQNTVRIISGLYGILKPLDLIQPYRLEMGTKFPVGKNKNLYEFWKKQVTQSLNDELEDDELFLNLASNEYFKAIDTKALKVPVINVKFQELKNGQYKTIGIFSKLARGLMTRYIIDTNAKTIEDIKGFDAENYRYTEALSTDKELVFTR comes from the coding sequence ATGAAACTCGTATTATCACCGGCAAAATCTTTAGACTACGATAGCAAAATTCCAACAACTAAAAACAGTGAAGCTTGTTTTTTAAATGAGGCAGATCGTTTAAATAAATTACTAAAAAAGAAATCGGCTAAAAGCTTATCGAAGCTCATGCATATTTCTAATAATTTAGGTCAATTAAACTATGAGCGCAATCAAGAATGGAGTTTGCCTTTTAATCAAGAAAATGCAAGGCCTGCAGTCTATGCCTTTAGCGGCGATGTATATAGAGGTTTAGATGCCTATTCTATCGATACTAAGAAATTGGAGATACTCCAAAATACCGTTCGTATCATTTCTGGATTATATGGAATATTAAAACCTTTAGATTTGATCCAGCCTTACCGATTAGAAATGGGTACGAAATTTCCGGTAGGTAAAAACAAAAACTTGTACGAGTTCTGGAAAAAGCAAGTGACTCAATCTTTAAATGATGAATTAGAAGATGATGAGCTCTTTCTTAATTTAGCGAGTAATGAATATTTTAAGGCCATCGATACTAAAGCCTTGAAAGTACCTGTGATTAATGTGAAGTTTCAAGAACTTAAAAACGGTCAATACAAAACTATAGGCATCTTCTCTAAACTCGCAAGAGGTTTAATGACAAGATATATCATTGATACCAATGCTAAGACTATTGAAGATATTAAAGGGTTTGATGCTGAAAACTACCGATACACAGAAGCGTTATCAACAGATAAAGAATTAGTGTTTACCAGATAA
- a CDS encoding PspC domain-containing protein — MKWFYEILLYFQKRGYYVCQRVADRLGIRAKVVRTSFMYLTFVTLGFGFALYLFMAFWIRIKDIMYTKRSSVFDL; from the coding sequence ATGAAATGGTTTTATGAAATTCTATTGTACTTTCAAAAACGCGGCTATTATGTCTGCCAGCGTGTAGCTGATCGTTTAGGCATACGAGCAAAAGTGGTACGTACATCTTTTATGTACCTTACTTTTGTGACTTTAGGGTTTGGCTTTGCCCTGTATTTATTCATGGCCTTTTGGATTCGAATTAAAGATATTATGTATACTAAACGCTCTTCTGTTTTTGATCTTTAA
- a CDS encoding 30S ribosomal protein THX, with translation MGKGDKKSKRGKINRGSYGVRRPRIKKRPKTEDKINPNLKK, from the coding sequence ATGGGAAAAGGCGATAAAAAATCAAAACGAGGAAAAATAAATCGAGGGTCTTATGGCGTAAGACGACCACGTATCAAAAAACGACCTAAAACTGAAGACAAGATCAATCCCAATTTAAAGAAGTGA
- a CDS encoding tetratricopeptide repeat protein: MAYYFIIALQVYCIYHLIKNGNTYYWIFLIIFLPLIGCIVYLITQVYNKRDVVKIQEELTTIINPTKKVRDLEQTLEFSQTFQNRVNLADAFYDIKDFTSAIMHYEAAIAKDFHDDLHVIFQLIKAYYFNDDYKKVISYAEKVKTRPDFKGSKVQFFYGLSLVKLGKTEEAEPHLQAIDQRYSNYDERLVLAQFLISQNRFEAAKDLLNEIYTESQYMTPVNRKKYRATIREVEELLKTM, translated from the coding sequence ATGGCCTATTATTTTATTATTGCGTTGCAAGTATATTGTATATACCATTTAATTAAAAACGGAAATACCTATTATTGGATCTTTCTTATTATTTTCTTGCCATTGATAGGTTGTATTGTTTACCTCATTACGCAAGTGTATAATAAGCGTGATGTCGTAAAAATACAGGAGGAGCTCACAACAATTATTAATCCGACGAAAAAAGTTAGAGATCTCGAGCAAACTTTAGAATTTTCTCAAACTTTTCAGAACAGAGTCAATTTGGCTGACGCTTTTTATGATATCAAAGACTTTACCAGTGCTATTATGCATTATGAAGCAGCTATTGCCAAAGATTTTCATGATGATTTACATGTCATATTTCAGTTAATAAAGGCATATTACTTTAATGATGATTATAAAAAGGTTATTTCATACGCGGAAAAGGTAAAAACTCGACCCGATTTTAAAGGTTCGAAAGTGCAGTTTTTTTATGGATTGTCTTTAGTTAAATTAGGCAAAACTGAAGAAGCAGAACCACATTTACAGGCGATAGATCAGCGGTATTCTAACTATGATGAACGCTTAGTGTTGGCTCAATTTTTAATAAGTCAGAATAGATTTGAAGCCGCGAAGGACCTTCTCAATGAAATCTACACCGAATCACAGTACATGACACCTGTCAATAGAAAGAAATACAGAGCTACTATAAGAGAGGTTGAAGAGCTATTAAAAACGATGTGA
- a CDS encoding D-alanine--D-alanine ligase yields MKKNIAIIMGGYSSEFEISLKSGQVVYDILSKLNYNAYRIHILKNKWVCVNDSNEEFPIDKNDFSMVIAQRKIVFDCVFNAIHGSPGEDGIMQGYFELLGIPHTSSDMYQAALTFNKRDCLSVLKPYGIKTATSYYINLGDPIDEAAIINKVGLPCFVKANRAGSSFGITKVYEKEDLQNALAVAFKEDDEVIIEAYLDGTEVSVGVINYKGTVTVLPLTEIVSDNDFFDYQAKYMGQSQEITPARISATDAEKVSALAKKVYDVLRLKGFSRSEYIFKDGEPHLLEVNTVPGLTAASILPQQAAQAGISMSDLFENAIALALK; encoded by the coding sequence ATGAAAAAAAATATTGCCATCATTATGGGAGGGTATTCTAGCGAGTTTGAAATCTCTCTTAAAAGCGGACAAGTGGTTTACGACATACTTTCAAAGTTAAACTACAATGCCTATCGTATCCATATTCTTAAAAACAAATGGGTATGCGTTAATGATTCCAATGAAGAATTCCCAATAGATAAAAATGATTTTTCTATGGTGATCGCTCAGCGTAAAATAGTATTTGATTGCGTCTTTAATGCCATTCACGGGTCTCCAGGGGAGGATGGTATTATGCAGGGATATTTTGAATTACTGGGTATTCCTCATACCAGTAGCGACATGTACCAAGCCGCTCTTACTTTTAACAAACGAGATTGTTTAAGTGTTCTAAAACCTTATGGTATTAAAACTGCTACTTCTTATTATATTAATTTAGGAGACCCTATTGATGAAGCGGCTATTATCAACAAGGTAGGCTTACCATGTTTTGTGAAAGCGAATAGAGCAGGAAGTAGTTTTGGGATTACTAAAGTGTATGAAAAAGAAGATTTACAGAATGCATTAGCCGTAGCTTTCAAGGAAGATGACGAAGTTATTATTGAGGCATATCTCGATGGAACTGAAGTTTCAGTGGGTGTCATTAACTATAAAGGCACAGTAACCGTATTACCACTAACTGAAATCGTTTCAGATAACGATTTCTTTGATTATCAGGCTAAATATATGGGGCAATCACAAGAGATTACACCAGCGCGCATTAGTGCTACCGATGCCGAAAAAGTAAGCGCATTGGCTAAGAAAGTCTATGACGTGTTACGTCTTAAAGGCTTTAGTAGAAGTGAATATATTTTTAAAGATGGAGAACCACATTTATTGGAGGTGAACACGGTTCCAGGATTAACGGCTGCGAGCATCTTGCCTCAACAAGCAGCACAAGCAGGTATTAGCATGAGTGATTTATTTGAGAACGCCATAGCGTTAGCACTCAAATAA
- a CDS encoding PASTA domain-containing protein has product MQLALAVVALIVIVFLTSLWLKSTTNHDEFITVPDLKGKTLGTVEIELNDNDLVMEIQDSANYNPKYPKFSVIEQYPRAGAQVKEQRKIYLTLNPSGYRKVAIPNIVRRTFRQAKPTLETLGFEVGNVTYVNDIGKDEVIAIKFKGKTLEAGELLPLTSKIDVVLGNGKRGSSN; this is encoded by the coding sequence ATGCAACTAGCACTCGCTGTGGTTGCTCTTATTGTCATTGTGTTTTTGACATCTCTTTGGCTTAAAAGCACAACCAATCATGACGAGTTCATCACCGTTCCAGATTTAAAAGGAAAAACTTTGGGTACTGTTGAAATTGAACTCAATGATAATGATTTGGTGATGGAGATTCAAGATTCAGCAAATTATAATCCTAAATACCCGAAATTTTCTGTGATTGAGCAATATCCAAGGGCTGGCGCTCAAGTGAAAGAACAACGAAAAATATACTTAACTTTAAATCCGTCAGGATATCGCAAAGTAGCAATTCCAAATATTGTAAGACGTACCTTTAGACAAGCCAAACCAACTTTGGAGACCTTAGGGTTTGAAGTTGGAAATGTGACATACGTTAACGACATAGGTAAGGACGAGGTGATCGCCATCAAGTTTAAAGGTAAAACTTTAGAAGCCGGAGAGCTACTTCCATTAACCTCAAAAATAGATGTTGTTTTAGGAAACGGAAAACGAGGTTCATCGAATTAA
- a CDS encoding helix-hairpin-helix domain-containing protein: MFTKQQRGGIFLLIVVIIVLQSVYYFVDFSSENYNVNQKALAQFEAEVDSLSVLKRLDNLPKIYPFNPNYITDYKGYTLGLSASEIDRLHDYRKTNKWVNSAKEFQSVTQISDSLLEQIAPYFKFPEWVTNPKPNYRSQYATESIPKKYEQKNDLNTATATQLQRVNGIGETLSERIVNYRARSGGFAADVQLQEVYGLSPEVITRVLAEFTVKSGKTITKININSATIDQLVSIKYIDYEIAHNIIEQRTLREGFKSFEELTKVKDFPVKKSEIIALYLTFE, from the coding sequence ATGTTTACAAAACAACAACGAGGTGGGATTTTTTTATTGATTGTCGTCATTATAGTTCTGCAAAGTGTGTATTATTTTGTAGACTTTTCTTCCGAAAATTATAATGTAAATCAAAAGGCATTGGCACAATTTGAAGCAGAGGTCGATTCTTTAAGCGTTCTGAAACGACTGGATAACCTGCCTAAAATATATCCTTTTAATCCAAATTATATAACCGACTATAAAGGGTATACCTTAGGATTGTCAGCTTCGGAAATAGATAGGTTGCATGACTATAGAAAAACTAACAAGTGGGTGAATTCAGCCAAAGAATTTCAGAGTGTAACTCAAATATCTGATTCACTCTTAGAACAAATAGCACCTTATTTTAAGTTTCCTGAATGGGTAACTAATCCTAAGCCAAATTACAGGTCTCAATATGCAACGGAGTCAATACCTAAAAAATATGAGCAGAAAAATGATCTTAATACAGCTACAGCAACTCAATTACAGCGCGTTAACGGTATTGGTGAGACGTTATCAGAACGTATTGTGAATTATCGAGCGCGTTCTGGCGGGTTTGCAGCAGATGTTCAATTACAGGAGGTTTACGGACTTTCGCCTGAGGTAATAACACGTGTGTTGGCCGAATTTACCGTCAAGTCAGGTAAAACTATCACTAAAATTAATATTAATTCGGCAACGATTGACCAGTTGGTGAGTATTAAATATATTGATTACGAGATTGCTCATAATATCATTGAACAACGCACACTTCGAGAAGGGTTTAAATCATTTGAGGAATTAACAAAAGTTAAAGATTTTCCCGTTAAAAAAAGTGAGATAATTGCGTTATATTTGACCTTCGAATAA
- a CDS encoding uracil-DNA glycosylase family protein yields MFLHEHPYRPFIQSNTTKLIVGTMPPPRFSTGDLLAKDVDFCYGSYYNSLWLYIDEIHQLGLRYDNSKDAICQRKDFLKQHKIGVCDIVESAVRKKIDASDLGMTNIILRDIIGYLKRFPNIDTLLFTGGNSKNGPEYFFRRHLKTYKLSLELVSNEVPRVHKFSVEDRIIKTVSLTSSSGAANISISRQPLYQQLNAKNPSFNTFDFRVLQYREFL; encoded by the coding sequence TTGTTTTTACATGAACATCCATATCGGCCATTTATTCAAAGTAATACCACCAAACTCATTGTAGGTACTATGCCACCTCCACGATTTAGTACAGGAGATTTACTTGCGAAAGATGTCGATTTTTGCTATGGTAGTTATTATAACTCGTTATGGCTATACATTGACGAGATTCACCAATTGGGTTTACGCTACGATAATTCCAAAGATGCTATATGCCAACGTAAAGATTTTTTAAAACAGCACAAGATTGGAGTTTGTGATATTGTAGAATCTGCAGTGCGCAAAAAGATAGACGCCTCAGATTTAGGGATGACCAATATAATTTTAAGAGATATTATAGGATATTTAAAACGTTTCCCAAACATTGATACCTTATTATTCACAGGGGGGAATAGTAAAAACGGTCCAGAATATTTCTTTAGAAGACATTTAAAAACGTATAAACTTAGTTTAGAATTGGTCTCTAATGAGGTGCCAAGGGTTCATAAGTTTTCTGTGGAAGATCGAATAATCAAAACTGTTTCCTTAACGTCTAGTTCAGGAGCTGCAAATATATCTATCAGCCGACAGCCACTTTACCAGCAACTCAATGCCAAGAACCCCAGTTTCAACACCTTTGATTTTAGAGTGCTTCAGTATCGGGAGTTTTTATAA